A genomic window from Lotus japonicus ecotype B-129 chromosome 1, LjGifu_v1.2 includes:
- the LOC130728960 gene encoding uncharacterized mitochondrial protein AtMg00810-like, producing the protein MIAQIYVDDIVFGGMSDHMVEHFVRHMKSEFEMSLVGELNYFLGLQVKQMEDSMFISQSKYAKELVKKFGLEGSTHKRTPAATHIKLTKYERGSDVDQSFYRSMIDSLLYLTASKPDIAFSVGVCARYQAAPKESHLIQVKRIIKYINGTADYGIFYAHNSNSNLIGYCDADWAGNADDRKITSEGCFFLGNNLISWFSKKQNCVSLSTTEAEYIAAGSECTQLLWMKQMLKEYNVEQDVMTLYCDNLSATNISKKPIQHSRTKHIDIRHHFIRDLVEEKIITLEHVETNMQLADIFTKASDAAKFEEFRGKLGICVITDL; encoded by the coding sequence ATGATAGCTCAGATATATGtagatgacattgtctttggaggcaTGTCAGACCACATGGTAGAACATTTTGTTAGACacatgaaatctgagtttgaaatgagtctGGTTGGTGAATTAAATTACTTCCTGGGGTTGCAAGTAAAACAAATGGAAGACTCCATGTTCATCTCACAGAGCAAGTATGCCAAAGAACTAGTTAAGAAGTTTGGTCTTGAAGGTTCAACTCATAAGAGAACTCCTGCAGCTACTCATATCAAGCTAACTAAATATGAAAGAGGATctgatgttgatcaaagctttTACAGAAGTATGATTGATAGTCTTCTTTACCTCACTGCTAGCAAACCAGATATTGCTTTCTCAGTTGGTGTTTGTGCCAGATATCAAGCTGCACCTAAAGAGAGTCATCTGATTCAAGTCAAGAGGATTATAAAGTACATTAATGGAACTGCTGACTATGGAATCTTTTATGCTCACAACTCTAATTCCAATTTGATAGGctactgtgatgcagattgggcaggaaaTGCAGATGACAGAAAAATTACTTCAGAAGGATGCTTCTTTCTTGGTAATAATCTCATATCTTGGTTCAGCAaaaagcagaattgtgtctcactATCTACTACTGAGGCTGAgtatatagctgctggaagtgAGTGTACTCAACTATTATGGATGAAGCAGATGTTGAAGGAATATAATGTcgagcaagatgtcatgacattatACTGTGACAACCTGAGTGCCACCAACATTTCAAAAAAACCAATCCAACATAGTAGGACTAAGCATATTGACATTCGTCACCACTTTATCAGAGATTTGGTTGAAGAAAAGATTATCACTCTTGAGCATGTGGAAACAAATATGCAGTTagcagatattttcacaaaagcgTCGGATGCGGCTAAGTTTGAGGAGTTCAGAGGAAAATTGGGGATTTGTGTAATAACTGACTTATAG
- the LOC130728970 gene encoding uncharacterized protein LOC130728970: protein MTKKRIKGKRIPLIVPEAPIDNVSFHFASNAQSWKFVVQRRLAIERKLHEDALELKEIMDLLVDAGLMKTVKDIGRCFSQLVREFIVNIPTDCDDESSSEFKKVYVRRKCVHFSPEVVNEFLGRSPVAGTDEEPDLNRVAKILTGKMVKKWPKKGLLPSGTTKYVVLFKIDYANWMATDHLSGVTPPLARMLFLIGTGGEFDFGKLVFYQTLKHASSYAVRLPILFPCLLSKLIVKQQPHVVRAGEPQGKRPMPLKFDYRLFVGTHVPDIVLSVVKGSASTSGTQAVGFKQR, encoded by the coding sequence ATGACCAAGAAAAGGATCAAGGGGAAGAGAATTCCTTTGATTGTTCCAGAGGCACCCATTGACAATGTATCTTTCCACTTTGCCAGTAATGCACAAAGTTGGAAGTTTGTTGTTCAGAGAAGGTTAGCCATAGAAAGGAAACTCCATGAAGATGCTTTGGAACTCAAAGAAATCATGGATCTGTTGGTTGATGCAGGTTTGATGAAGACTGTCAAGGACATTGGCAGATGCTTCTCTCAGTTGGTTAGGGAATTCATTGTGAATATCCCTACTGACTGTGATGATGAGAGTAGCTCTGAGTTCAAGAAGGTCTATGTCAGAAGAAAGTGTGTTCATTTCTCTCCTGAAGTTGTTAATGAGTTTTTGGGAAGAAGTCCGGTTGCTGGCACTGATGAAGAACCTGATTTGAATAGGGTTGCTAAGATCCTGACTGGGAAGATGGTCAAGAAGTGGCCAAAGAAAGGATTGCTTCCCTCTGGGACTACCAAGTATGTTGTCCTTTTCAAGATTGACTATGCAAATTGGATGGCCACCGATCACTTATCTGGTGTAACTCCTCCCCTTGCCAGAATGCTCTTTCTGATTGGCACTGGTGGTGAGTTTGATTTTGGCAAACTTGTTTTTTACCAGACTCTGAAGCATGCAAGTTCTTATGCTGTGAGACTGCCAATTCTATTTCCATGCCTCTTGTCTAAACTAATTGTCAAACAACAACCTCATGTTGTGAGGGCTGGTGAACCACAAGGTAAGAGACCTATGCCTCTCAAGTTTGATTATCGCTTGTTTGTTGGGACACATGTTCCAGACATTGTGCTATCTGTAGTAAAGGGTTCTGCCAGTACCAGCGGTACTCAGGCAGTTGGTTTCAAGCAAAGATGA